One region of Metallosphaera sedula DSM 5348 genomic DNA includes:
- a CDS encoding STT3 domain-containing protein, whose product MALKEVSNVLRKTTLVDLVVVIGISIISIAIRGLSATYPLSINGFDSWYLFYNAVLIAQAHGNWYAVPPDVHSWFPSGYFIELGDTIGLPFISALLALPFYSSFGANAVYTVVLFLDMALAGLGVASAYLAVDGLTKSRVGAVIAGLVIAVSPALTYKNLVGGLPKTSWGGVFVLFSIYLLNLAIERKKPWYGAVAAVPLFLAEISWGGYTYIDISLLAAAFLAILLNRNDEVTVKSFTLMGVITAFLTSFAPNNIGFLSGAAHGLSLLLVSLLLFVDLYLRKILPKESSLTRSLILTSFLVLIFVLAIGGLSALRATPIPSRYYAIVDPFYQFTVPIDRTVAEYIPQPLTSMLTDFGVAIFLSVIGMYYFLREGNLSGLWLLVLGVASIYGTSEQPYLFNYTVYMVAPLAGAGIYFVVSRLKQARVRVAPILLLAVVGISLVADAGSAIMASNTPNAIITSASPYPVPNYAWVTTLNWLRTQTSPHAFVLSWWDYGYWIEVVGNKTVIDENNTLNNTQIKLMAEIFLNNETYAAQILERDFHVYPYGNPNYTIPTYIVAYDAVTIYRGQEAFLGYPTNLGGQFLGYTSSLGDIGKAMGAMTVIAGYPVNEYVNITLLNQTETQIASEFSSNPTLAQELVSLVGNSFPFAWTHRAYQSLIANMFIEGLQSQGYPVIAPFSTQISTSGVSLGTPLPQVRMEYFQPVQISMDPLYGNGEYQVYIMVVVYQFVQPGYVAPN is encoded by the coding sequence TCAATGGTTTTGACTCATGGTACCTCTTCTACAACGCGGTACTGATAGCTCAAGCCCACGGGAATTGGTACGCCGTCCCTCCAGACGTTCACTCTTGGTTTCCATCGGGTTACTTCATCGAACTCGGTGACACCATAGGGCTCCCCTTCATCTCAGCCCTACTTGCCCTACCCTTCTACTCTTCCTTTGGAGCAAACGCAGTCTACACGGTAGTCCTCTTCCTGGACATGGCTCTAGCAGGGCTAGGCGTTGCATCTGCTTACCTAGCTGTTGATGGCCTTACCAAGAGCAGGGTTGGGGCCGTGATCGCGGGACTAGTGATAGCGGTCTCGCCTGCGCTAACTTACAAGAATCTGGTGGGTGGCCTCCCCAAGACCTCCTGGGGAGGGGTCTTCGTCCTCTTCTCAATCTACCTCCTGAACCTGGCCATAGAGAGGAAAAAGCCGTGGTACGGCGCAGTTGCCGCGGTGCCCCTCTTCCTAGCAGAGATATCCTGGGGAGGTTACACCTACATCGACATAAGCCTTCTGGCAGCTGCCTTTCTGGCCATCCTCCTGAACAGGAACGATGAGGTCACAGTGAAGTCCTTCACGTTAATGGGCGTCATAACAGCCTTCTTGACCTCCTTCGCCCCCAATAACATAGGATTTCTATCAGGTGCAGCTCACGGTCTCTCTCTCCTCCTTGTTTCGCTTCTCCTGTTTGTGGACCTTTACCTAAGGAAGATACTGCCGAAGGAGAGCTCGTTAACCAGGTCCTTAATACTCACCTCGTTCCTAGTCTTGATCTTCGTCCTCGCCATAGGCGGTCTATCAGCTTTGAGGGCTACCCCTATTCCCTCTAGATATTACGCAATCGTGGATCCCTTCTACCAGTTCACCGTGCCCATAGACAGGACGGTGGCGGAGTATATACCTCAGCCGTTGACTTCAATGCTCACTGACTTCGGCGTTGCCATATTTCTATCGGTGATTGGGATGTACTACTTCCTCAGGGAGGGTAACCTCTCCGGGCTGTGGCTCCTCGTCTTGGGAGTGGCGAGCATATACGGGACCTCGGAGCAACCCTATCTCTTCAACTACACGGTGTACATGGTCGCTCCCCTGGCAGGGGCAGGGATCTACTTCGTGGTGTCTAGGCTGAAACAGGCCAGGGTGAGGGTTGCTCCCATCCTTCTCTTGGCGGTGGTTGGGATCTCCCTCGTGGCAGATGCCGGTTCAGCCATCATGGCTAGCAATACACCTAATGCCATCATCACCTCCGCTTCGCCCTACCCCGTGCCCAACTATGCCTGGGTCACTACGCTTAACTGGCTTAGGACGCAAACCTCACCTCACGCCTTCGTCCTGAGTTGGTGGGACTACGGTTACTGGATTGAGGTGGTGGGAAATAAAACCGTGATTGACGAGAATAACACGCTTAATAATACGCAGATCAAGTTAATGGCTGAGATCTTCCTGAATAACGAGACCTACGCGGCCCAGATCCTCGAGAGGGACTTTCACGTCTACCCCTACGGAAACCCCAACTACACAATCCCCACTTACATCGTGGCATATGACGCGGTTACCATCTACAGGGGACAGGAGGCCTTCCTTGGTTATCCCACGAACTTGGGCGGTCAGTTCCTAGGCTATACCTCGAGCCTCGGGGACATTGGGAAAGCCATGGGAGCAATGACCGTGATTGCGGGTTACCCAGTGAATGAGTACGTGAATATTACACTTCTAAACCAGACTGAGACGCAGATTGCCAGCGAATTCTCATCAAATCCCACGCTGGCTCAGGAACTTGTAAGCCTAGTGGGTAACTCGTTCCCGTTTGCGTGGACCCATCGCGCGTATCAGTCGCTGATAGCCAACATGTTCATTGAAGGACTGCAGAGCCAGGGTTACCCCGTGATCGCCCCATTCAGTACCCAAATCTCGACCTCTGGAGTCAGCCTTGGCACTCCTCTACCGCAAGTCAGAATGGAGTACTTCCAACCAGTGCAGATATCAATGGACCCACTTTACGGAAATGGAGAGTACCAGGTTTACATTATGGTAGTGGTGTATCAGTTCGTCCAGCCCGGATATGTGGCACCTAACTGA